In Kitasatospora gansuensis, a genomic segment contains:
- a CDS encoding MBL fold metallo-hydrolase, which translates to MPHPGMVRAGVEVTPLCDAVGPMGDQIALPLPQMFGGPDHPVWARVDPAAPWVLHFHCYLLRTPDGRTVLVDTGLGGPDSPAAGWAPVPGRLATELAAAGVRPEQVDTVVLTHLHSDHASGSLAADGSTPAFPNARYLVQRTELDWLEASGSPLLDAVVRPLRAAGCLDARAGEVTLAPEIKVFATPGHTPGHQSVAIGDHQLVVAGDVVLHPVQLADPTAGYVYDDAQPTATLTRQRLLAELTARHGILATAHFAEPFTQL; encoded by the coding sequence ATGCCGCACCCGGGGATGGTGAGGGCGGGCGTCGAGGTGACCCCGCTGTGCGACGCGGTCGGGCCGATGGGGGATCAGATCGCCCTGCCGCTGCCCCAGATGTTCGGCGGCCCGGACCACCCGGTCTGGGCCAGGGTCGACCCCGCCGCGCCCTGGGTGCTGCACTTCCACTGCTACCTGCTCCGCACCCCGGACGGCCGCACCGTCCTGGTGGACACCGGCCTCGGCGGGCCCGACTCGCCCGCCGCCGGCTGGGCCCCGGTGCCGGGGCGGCTGGCCACCGAGCTGGCGGCGGCCGGCGTACGGCCCGAGCAGGTGGACACCGTGGTGCTGACCCATCTGCACAGCGACCACGCGAGCGGCAGCCTGGCAGCCGACGGCAGCACCCCGGCGTTCCCGAACGCCCGCTACCTGGTCCAGCGAACCGAGCTGGACTGGCTGGAGGCGAGCGGTTCGCCGCTGCTGGACGCCGTGGTGCGGCCGCTGCGCGCGGCGGGCTGCCTGGACGCCCGGGCGGGCGAGGTGACGCTCGCCCCCGAGATCAAGGTCTTCGCCACCCCCGGCCACACCCCGGGCCACCAGAGCGTGGCGATCGGCGACCACCAACTCGTGGTCGCGGGAGACGTGGTGCTGCACCCCGTCCAGCTCGCCGACCCGACGGCCGGCTACGTCTACGACGACGCGCAGCCGACCGCGACCCTGACCCGGCAGCGCCTGCTGGCGGAGCTCACGGCGCGGCACGGCATCCTGGCCACGGCGCACTTCGCCGAACCGTTCACGCAGCTGTGA
- a CDS encoding aspartate/glutamate racemase family protein, which translates to MKVIGLIGGMSWESSAEYYRLLNELTRERLGGLHSARCVLWSVDFAEIERLQVAGEWDKAGAVLADAARALEAAGAELLLICTNTMHKVADQVAAAVDVPLLHLADATALAVRSAGLARVGLLGTAFTMEQSFYRDRLASHGLDVLVPDAPGRALVHRVIYEELCLGVIREESRAAYRSVIADLVARGAEGIVLGCTEIELLISPADSPVPVFATTRLHAEAAVAAALAD; encoded by the coding sequence ATGAAGGTCATCGGACTGATCGGCGGGATGAGCTGGGAATCCAGCGCCGAGTACTACCGGCTGCTGAACGAGCTGACCCGGGAGCGGCTGGGTGGGCTGCACTCGGCCCGGTGCGTGCTCTGGTCGGTGGACTTCGCCGAGATCGAACGGCTGCAGGTGGCCGGCGAGTGGGACAAGGCCGGGGCCGTACTGGCGGACGCCGCAAGGGCGTTGGAGGCGGCCGGGGCCGAGCTGCTGCTGATCTGCACCAACACCATGCACAAGGTCGCCGACCAGGTGGCGGCCGCCGTCGACGTCCCGCTGCTGCACCTGGCCGACGCCACCGCGCTGGCGGTCCGGTCGGCGGGCCTGGCCCGGGTCGGCCTGCTGGGCACCGCCTTCACCATGGAGCAGTCGTTCTACCGGGACCGGCTGGCCTCGCACGGCCTCGACGTCCTGGTCCCGGACGCACCGGGCCGGGCGCTGGTGCACCGGGTCATCTACGAGGAGCTCTGCCTGGGCGTCATCCGTGAGGAGTCGCGCGCCGCCTACCGGTCCGTCATCGCGGACCTGGTCGCGCGGGGCGCCGAGGGGATCGTGCTCGGCTGCACCGAGATCGAGCTGCTGATCTCCCCCGCCGACAGCCCCGTCCCGGTCTTCGCCACCACCCGCCTGCACGCCGAGGCGGCGGTCGCGGCCGCGCTGGCGGACTGA
- a CDS encoding GNAT family N-acetyltransferase → MLRGERIGLRARVESDVPVLHEELYDDVLGRSRADTRPWQPTPVGFSPYAVNEPKDGHAEFTVVELTTNEVVGEAIVWGIDSHNRLAHLGLALRPAFRGRGYGAESVRLMCHYIFTVRGFQRAQLETLADNAPMIRAAESAGFVREGLLRRNAWVYGEWLDEVILGLLAEDWAKEK, encoded by the coding sequence ATGTTGCGTGGAGAGCGAATCGGCCTGCGGGCCCGCGTGGAGTCGGATGTACCGGTACTGCACGAGGAGTTGTACGACGACGTGCTGGGCCGCTCGCGGGCCGACACCCGGCCCTGGCAGCCGACCCCGGTCGGCTTCTCGCCGTACGCGGTGAACGAACCGAAGGACGGTCACGCGGAGTTCACCGTGGTCGAGCTGACGACCAATGAGGTGGTCGGGGAGGCGATCGTCTGGGGGATCGACAGCCACAACCGCCTGGCCCACCTCGGGCTGGCCCTGCGGCCCGCCTTCCGGGGCCGCGGCTACGGGGCCGAGTCGGTGCGGCTGATGTGCCACTACATCTTCACGGTGCGCGGCTTCCAGCGGGCCCAGCTGGAGACGCTGGCGGACAACGCGCCGATGATCCGGGCCGCCGAGAGCGCCGGGTTCGTCCGGGAGGGGCTGCTGCGGCGGAACGCCTGGGTGTACGGCGAGTGGCTGGACGAGGTGATCCTCGGGCTGCTGGCCGAGGACTGGGCGAAGGAGAAGTAG
- a CDS encoding MarR family winged helix-turn-helix transcriptional regulator — protein sequence MGEEPVIASAKDAADDGRVLAFGHLLGSAGRLEHILGRAIEEECGISHLMFEVLLILGRAGGPGLPMRVIGREQVLTTGGVTRLVDRMEAAGLVERAADPEDRRGRLVRLTALGERTAVRAARVHVDNVQRYFLDPLPEADRERFVRDLRLLSLAARDALPRLP from the coding sequence GTGGGCGAGGAGCCGGTGATCGCGTCGGCAAAGGATGCGGCCGACGACGGGCGGGTGCTCGCGTTCGGCCATCTGCTGGGGTCGGCGGGTCGACTGGAGCACATCCTCGGGCGGGCGATCGAGGAGGAGTGCGGGATCAGCCACCTGATGTTCGAGGTGCTGCTGATCCTCGGCCGGGCGGGCGGCCCGGGGCTGCCGATGCGCGTGATCGGCCGCGAGCAGGTGCTCACCACCGGCGGGGTCACCCGACTGGTGGACCGGATGGAGGCGGCCGGGCTGGTGGAGCGGGCGGCGGATCCCGAAGACCGTCGGGGCAGGCTGGTCCGACTGACCGCGCTCGGCGAGCGGACGGCCGTACGGGCGGCGCGGGTACACGTGGACAACGTCCAGCGCTACTTCCTGGACCCGCTGCCCGAAGCGGACCGGGAGCGCTTCGTACGGGATCTGCGACTGCTGAGCCTTGCGGCCCGCGACGCGCTGCCCCGACTCCCGTGA
- a CDS encoding TadE/TadG family type IV pilus assembly protein, with the protein MNRRTSPHRHRPGDRRHRPGDRGALTISLALVFPVVLGLVFLVVQAALYWYAGQAAQTAAREGADAGRVRGGTEAAGEARARAFLARVGDLADPVSVIPHDAPGTFRITVEVRPLAVLPGFDRFTVTREVTAPREKFVPQVGQP; encoded by the coding sequence GTGAACCGTCGTACGTCGCCACACCGTCACCGACCGGGAGACCGGCGGCACCGCCCGGGGGACCGGGGCGCGCTGACCATCAGCCTCGCTCTGGTCTTCCCGGTGGTGCTCGGGCTGGTCTTCCTCGTGGTCCAGGCCGCGCTGTACTGGTACGCGGGCCAGGCCGCGCAGACGGCTGCCCGTGAGGGGGCCGACGCGGGCCGGGTCCGGGGTGGCACCGAGGCGGCGGGGGAGGCCAGGGCCAGGGCGTTCCTGGCCCGGGTCGGGGACCTCGCCGATCCGGTCTCGGTGATCCCGCACGACGCGCCGGGCACGTTCCGGATCACGGTCGAGGTCCGACCGCTGGCGGTGCTCCCCGGCTTCGACCGGTTCACCGTCACCCGCGAAGTCACCGCCCCCCGGGAGAAGTTCGTGCCCCAGGTCGGTCAGCCGTGA
- a CDS encoding type II secretion system F family protein, producing the protein MLLFVMCGLLVAGGLVALVAGVYGREPAEPAAGAWSARLAPTARRRLSVQAAVLVLGSVWLILSGRPPVAIGLLALLVFGLPWVFGATRADMHRIDRLEALAEWTQRLGDVLLLGVGLNQAIVTSRRTAPPALEAEIAELSARLQSRWRPEEALRAFADTLGDATADKVLAALVLRAGDSGPGLARTLADLATSVREEVRQRRTIEADRAKHRTTIRWLLVIIMLVLVAGFFNPRYSQPYSTLLGQLVLGVVLVLFVLVIAWMRKLATQRPLPRLLEPDRRSKARPVRAASASASASAEDGSVSAGQDAAPVGPLGQFGQFGKFGREGA; encoded by the coding sequence ATGCTGCTCTTCGTCATGTGCGGGCTGCTGGTGGCCGGCGGCCTGGTCGCGCTGGTGGCCGGGGTATACGGGCGGGAGCCGGCCGAGCCGGCGGCCGGGGCCTGGTCGGCCCGGCTCGCTCCGACGGCCCGGCGCCGGCTGTCGGTCCAGGCGGCGGTGCTGGTGCTCGGCAGCGTCTGGCTGATCCTGAGCGGCCGGCCACCGGTCGCCATCGGGCTGCTCGCACTGCTGGTCTTCGGTCTGCCCTGGGTGTTCGGCGCCACCCGCGCCGACATGCACCGGATCGACCGGCTGGAGGCGCTCGCCGAGTGGACCCAACGGCTCGGCGACGTCCTGCTGTTGGGGGTCGGGCTGAACCAGGCGATCGTCACCAGCCGGCGGACCGCGCCGCCCGCGCTGGAGGCCGAGATCGCCGAGCTGAGCGCCCGGCTGCAGTCCCGCTGGCGCCCGGAGGAGGCGCTGCGGGCCTTCGCCGACACGCTGGGCGACGCCACCGCAGACAAGGTGCTGGCCGCGCTGGTGCTGCGCGCGGGCGACAGCGGCCCCGGCCTGGCCAGGACGCTGGCCGACCTGGCCACCTCGGTCCGCGAGGAGGTCAGGCAGCGCCGCACCATCGAGGCAGACCGGGCCAAGCACCGCACCACCATCCGCTGGCTGCTGGTGATCATCATGCTGGTGCTGGTGGCCGGCTTCTTCAACCCCCGGTACTCCCAGCCGTACTCCACCCTGCTGGGTCAGCTGGTGCTCGGGGTGGTGCTGGTGCTGTTCGTGCTGGTGATCGCCTGGATGCGCAAGCTGGCCACCCAGCGTCCGCTGCCGCGCCTGCTGGAGCCGGACCGGCGGAGCAAGGCCCGCCCGGTGCGGGCCGCTTCGGCGTCGGCGTCGGCGTCGGCGGAGGACGGTTCGGTGAGTGCCGGTCAGGACGCGGCGCCGGTCGGTCCGCTCGGTCAGTTCGGTCAGTTCGGTAAGTTCGGAAGGGAGGGCGCGTGA
- a CDS encoding type II secretion system F family protein, translating to MISIWAVLAGALLLGGVAAIAAELRPAPPDLGQALDRLHRTPADHAELTDPDVSWVDRIGQSSLRLPGARIPRRQLSLIGRTPARFMAHKLLFALIGLMAPGYLVLISVLVGFELPWVVPLLAGPALALLGWLLPDGIVAGEAKEARTEYLHGIAAYLELVALERAADCGPAEALRRAAAVGRSTVFRRIRDALERAATDRLPPWDGLDALATELGLTPLQDVADIMRLSGSDGAAVYDTLRARSKSLRDELLAEDLARANTDSERMVAPGAALTLLMTVLIVFPALYQMFTVI from the coding sequence GTGATCTCGATCTGGGCCGTACTGGCCGGCGCCCTGCTGCTCGGCGGCGTGGCCGCGATCGCCGCCGAACTGCGGCCCGCACCACCGGACCTGGGGCAGGCGCTGGACCGGCTGCACCGCACCCCGGCCGACCACGCCGAGCTGACCGACCCCGACGTCAGCTGGGTCGACCGGATCGGCCAGAGCTCGCTCCGGCTGCCGGGCGCCCGGATTCCCCGGCGGCAGCTGTCGCTGATCGGCCGGACCCCGGCGCGGTTCATGGCACACAAGCTGCTGTTCGCGCTGATCGGGCTGATGGCGCCCGGCTACCTGGTGCTGATCTCGGTCCTGGTCGGCTTCGAACTTCCCTGGGTGGTCCCGCTGTTGGCGGGTCCGGCGCTGGCCCTGCTGGGCTGGCTGCTGCCGGACGGCATCGTGGCCGGCGAGGCCAAGGAGGCCCGGACGGAGTACCTGCACGGGATCGCCGCCTACCTCGAACTGGTCGCGCTGGAGCGGGCCGCCGACTGCGGGCCCGCCGAGGCGCTGCGCCGGGCGGCGGCGGTCGGCCGGTCCACCGTGTTCCGCCGGATCAGGGACGCGCTGGAGCGGGCCGCCACCGACCGGCTGCCGCCCTGGGACGGGCTGGACGCGCTCGCCACCGAGCTCGGCCTGACGCCGCTTCAGGACGTCGCCGACATCATGCGGCTGTCCGGCAGCGACGGCGCCGCCGTGTACGACACCCTGCGGGCCCGGTCCAAGAGCCTCCGCGACGAACTGCTCGCCGAGGACCTGGCCAGGGCCAACACCGACAGCGAGCGGATGGTGGCGCCGGGCGCGGCGCTCACCCTGCTCATGACGGTGCTCATCGTCTTCCCCGCGCTGTACCAGATGTTCACCGTGATCTGA
- a CDS encoding nuclear transport factor 2 family protein, whose amino-acid sequence MGLTMTAERADFATSTAPADVVRRQYLASAAGDLEALRTTLAPDVEWTEMAGFPLAGTYRTPDGVTANVMERLGQDWSDWTAHDDTYVVDGENVVVLARYTAVNKATGKPIDVRVAHAFVVRGGRIVRFEQFVDTAKVRDAMG is encoded by the coding sequence GTGGGGCTGACCATGACCGCCGAGAGGGCCGACTTCGCCACCTCCACCGCGCCGGCCGACGTGGTCCGCCGTCAGTACCTCGCCTCCGCCGCCGGTGATCTCGAAGCCCTGCGCACCACCCTCGCCCCGGACGTGGAGTGGACCGAGATGGCCGGCTTCCCCCTCGCCGGCACCTACCGGACCCCCGACGGGGTCACCGCCAACGTCATGGAACGCCTCGGCCAGGACTGGTCGGACTGGACCGCCCACGACGACACCTACGTCGTCGACGGCGAGAACGTCGTCGTCCTGGCCCGCTACACCGCCGTCAACAAGGCCACCGGCAAGCCGATCGACGTCCGGGTGGCCCATGCCTTCGTCGTGCGCGGCGGCCGTATCGTCCGCTTCGAGCAGTTCGTCGACACCGCGAAGGTGCGCGACGCGATGGGCTGA
- a CDS encoding LysM peptidoglycan-binding domain-containing protein, with product MAGRRAKEQDRTGTSGGAHNGASGQAGRRPVPLRPNRGRRTAGSVFSALGALVLLALLLVGMPALLVYGTTAVAGMGGQSTDGLVELLTTPDDGRIFLWALVAIGWVAWLCFAFSVLLEIPAQLRGRVARRLPAFGWSQRIAAGLVGSVLALLPVAGSAFAAVPDRPVAVAPAQVTAAPQYAALPAAPAAPALTPAADPAPGYTVRDSRPADSLWSIAERQLGSGERWVEIAKLNDGRVMDDSGRTFDADRPIHPGWQLLMPGDAKAQTAPAPAPAAAPAVPVAVTQPRHASVTVQTGDTLSAIAERELGDAEGWPKLFEANKGVAAPDGERLTDPDVVVPGMVLAIPGAPAPAPAPAPVPAPAPAPDPAPAPAPEASVPVTPAPATPAPATPAPATQGPVVPSQAPTAAAHTPAAKADAPSDDYSVALAASTVGVLLAAVLVGTVARRRGDQQRSRKPRHRIALPAPAALAFESELKVRQDDAGLALLDRALRTLARNTVRGGKRLPTLVAARITPGRTVELHLAAPAAPIAPFRAAHAPNVWWCPDDSSELLGASQAAKNNAPYPALVTLGSAPDGSVVLADLETVRLMHLSGHPDDSQDVLRTLAVELAHSPLADRLNLHLVGLAEDLPISGRALERVHRHDSLEAALAALGPRTARARATLVAAEAASPRDARSRGQDDESWVPEIVLSAQPPSGTLPTELGRLLDGTPRTCLAVITRAPERGSGPVARWTLPSTGNATIPGLHLTVQLQRLSQDQYARLGDLLRSSADTTQLPAPDWTLDGEELEPSELPLPVPVLATVGAPSAAEAAAIEAVARAIGTGSSPFAGISPAATPRHTANSVGLHVKSADPVTPVTPVAAVPPAAVPPVVAVPAPVVPAPVVPVPDPEPVPTHEPAAPVADTTPARPVQSPAAASTPVPRTDSDDLLAILRSPEAHSLRTAPRIRLLGPPDVLGTTGPVTPEGQPRLTELAALLALRPGADQSTLDRALHPGAAHLDPHPTTTEHTVTPMPTRLAELAAWLGESTEGRPFLPLDGSTDGHSFAPTVSCDWDEFRSLYRRGMRSTSSTADAALAHALALVRGAPFAEAPGSAYGWAEPERQDMIATIVDTAHELAARRLQYGDHRTAEAAIFRGLAVAPDIELLHRDLFYAYASAGARDQLVRAVNRLDALSRRTGRDLDPDTVALLRDLLSGG from the coding sequence ATGGCCGGGCGACGAGCCAAGGAACAGGACCGGACCGGGACGAGCGGCGGCGCGCACAACGGCGCGAGCGGCCAGGCCGGACGGCGACCGGTGCCGCTGCGGCCCAACCGCGGTCGCCGGACGGCCGGTTCGGTGTTCAGCGCACTCGGTGCGCTGGTGCTGCTGGCGCTCCTGCTGGTCGGCATGCCCGCACTGCTGGTGTACGGGACGACCGCCGTGGCCGGGATGGGCGGCCAGAGCACCGACGGTCTGGTCGAACTGCTGACCACCCCGGACGACGGGCGGATCTTCCTCTGGGCGCTGGTCGCGATCGGCTGGGTGGCCTGGCTCTGCTTCGCCTTCTCGGTGCTGCTGGAGATCCCGGCCCAGCTGCGCGGCCGGGTGGCCCGTCGGCTGCCCGCCTTCGGCTGGAGCCAGCGGATCGCGGCCGGACTGGTCGGTTCGGTGCTGGCCCTGTTGCCGGTGGCCGGTTCGGCCTTCGCCGCGGTGCCGGACCGCCCGGTCGCGGTGGCCCCGGCCCAGGTGACGGCAGCTCCGCAGTACGCCGCGCTGCCCGCCGCCCCGGCGGCGCCCGCGCTCACCCCGGCGGCCGACCCGGCGCCCGGCTACACCGTGCGGGACAGCCGCCCGGCGGACAGTCTCTGGTCGATCGCCGAACGCCAACTGGGTTCGGGCGAGCGGTGGGTGGAGATCGCCAAGCTCAACGACGGCCGGGTGATGGACGATTCGGGCCGGACCTTCGACGCGGACCGGCCGATCCACCCGGGCTGGCAGCTCCTGATGCCCGGCGACGCCAAGGCCCAGACCGCCCCGGCGCCGGCCCCGGCTGCCGCGCCCGCCGTCCCGGTCGCCGTGACGCAGCCCCGGCACGCCTCGGTGACGGTCCAGACGGGGGACACCCTGTCGGCCATCGCGGAACGGGAGTTGGGGGACGCGGAGGGGTGGCCGAAGCTCTTCGAGGCCAACAAGGGGGTGGCCGCGCCGGACGGTGAGCGGCTGACCGATCCGGACGTGGTGGTGCCGGGCATGGTGCTCGCCATCCCCGGCGCCCCGGCGCCCGCTCCCGCCCCGGCCCCGGTGCCCGCGCCCGCTCCTGCGCCGGATCCCGCTCCTGCGCCTGCGCCCGAGGCCTCCGTACCCGTCACGCCCGCGCCCGCTACACCCGCGCCCGCTACGCCCGCCCCGGCCACCCAGGGTCCGGTGGTCCCGTCCCAGGCGCCGACCGCCGCCGCCCACACCCCGGCCGCCAAGGCGGACGCCCCGAGCGACGACTACTCCGTGGCGCTGGCCGCCTCGACCGTCGGGGTGCTGCTGGCCGCCGTTCTAGTCGGCACGGTGGCCCGGCGGCGCGGCGACCAGCAGCGGTCCCGCAAGCCCCGGCACCGGATCGCGTTGCCCGCCCCGGCGGCACTCGCCTTCGAGTCCGAGCTGAAGGTCCGTCAGGACGACGCCGGACTGGCCCTGCTGGACCGGGCGTTGCGCACGCTGGCCCGGAACACCGTCCGGGGCGGCAAGCGCCTGCCCACCCTGGTCGCGGCCCGGATCACCCCCGGCCGTACGGTCGAACTGCACCTCGCCGCCCCGGCCGCGCCGATCGCGCCGTTCCGGGCCGCGCACGCCCCGAACGTCTGGTGGTGCCCGGACGACTCGTCCGAGCTGCTCGGCGCCTCCCAGGCGGCCAAGAACAACGCCCCGTACCCGGCGCTGGTCACCCTCGGCAGCGCACCGGACGGTTCGGTGGTGCTGGCCGACCTGGAGACCGTCCGGCTGATGCACCTGTCCGGGCACCCGGACGACTCGCAGGACGTACTGCGCACCCTGGCCGTCGAGTTGGCGCACAGCCCGCTCGCCGACCGGCTGAACCTGCACCTGGTCGGGCTGGCCGAGGACCTGCCGATCTCCGGCCGCGCGCTGGAGCGGGTGCACCGGCACGACTCGCTGGAGGCGGCGCTCGCCGCGCTCGGTCCGCGCACCGCCCGGGCCCGGGCCACCCTGGTGGCCGCCGAGGCGGCCAGCCCCCGGGACGCCCGCAGCCGAGGCCAGGACGACGAGTCCTGGGTGCCGGAGATCGTGCTCTCCGCCCAGCCGCCCAGCGGCACCCTGCCCACCGAGCTCGGCCGACTGCTCGACGGCACCCCGCGGACCTGCCTGGCCGTCATCACCCGGGCCCCGGAACGCGGCAGCGGCCCGGTTGCCCGCTGGACCCTGCCCAGCACCGGCAACGCCACCATCCCGGGGCTGCACCTCACGGTCCAGCTCCAGCGGCTCAGCCAGGACCAGTACGCCCGGCTCGGCGACCTGCTCCGGTCCTCGGCCGACACCACCCAACTGCCCGCGCCCGACTGGACGCTGGACGGCGAGGAGCTCGAACCGTCCGAACTCCCGCTGCCGGTACCGGTGCTGGCGACGGTCGGGGCCCCGAGTGCCGCCGAGGCGGCCGCGATCGAGGCGGTGGCCCGGGCGATCGGCACCGGCAGCAGTCCGTTCGCGGGCATCAGCCCGGCCGCCACGCCCCGGCACACGGCCAACTCGGTCGGCCTGCACGTGAAGTCCGCCGACCCGGTGACTCCGGTGACCCCGGTGGCCGCCGTCCCGCCCGCCGCCGTGCCCCCGGTCGTGGCCGTCCCGGCCCCCGTGGTCCCGGCCCCGGTGGTGCCGGTGCCCGACCCGGAGCCGGTCCCGACCCACGAGCCCGCCGCCCCGGTGGCCGACACCACCCCGGCCCGGCCCGTCCAGTCGCCTGCCGCAGCCTCAACTCCCGTACCCCGCACCGACAGTGACGATCTGCTGGCGATCCTCCGCTCGCCGGAGGCGCACTCGCTCCGCACCGCGCCCCGGATCCGCCTGCTCGGCCCGCCGGACGTGCTCGGCACCACCGGCCCGGTCACCCCCGAGGGTCAGCCCCGGCTGACCGAGCTGGCCGCGCTGCTCGCCCTCCGGCCGGGTGCCGACCAGTCCACCCTGGACCGTGCCCTGCACCCCGGCGCCGCCCACCTCGACCCGCACCCGACCACCACCGAACACACCGTCACCCCGATGCCCACCCGACTGGCCGAACTGGCCGCCTGGCTGGGCGAGTCCACCGAGGGCCGGCCCTTCCTCCCGCTCGACGGCAGCACCGACGGTCACAGCTTCGCGCCGACCGTCAGCTGCGACTGGGACGAGTTCCGCAGCCTCTACCGGCGGGGCATGCGCAGCACCAGCAGCACCGCCGACGCCGCCCTGGCCCACGCCCTCGCCCTGGTCCGCGGCGCCCCGTTCGCCGAGGCCCCCGGCTCCGCGTACGGCTGGGCCGAGCCCGAACGCCAGGACATGATCGCCACCATCGTCGACACCGCCCACGAACTGGCCGCCCGCCGCCTCCAGTACGGCGACCACCGGACCGCCGAAGCCGCCATCTTCCGTGGCCTCGCCGTCGCCCCCGACATCGAACTCCTGCACCGCGACCTGTTCTACGCCTACGCCTCGGCGGGTGCCCGCGACCAACTCGTCCGCGCCGTCAACCGCCTGGACGCCCTCAGCCGCCGCACCGGCCGCGACCTCGACCCGGACACCGTGGCCCTGCTCCGCGACCTCCTCTCGGGAGGCTGA
- a CDS encoding MBL fold metallo-hydrolase, with amino-acid sequence MSTLDFTILDLDFPVESRNKTATLVTGDREALLVDAGFTRADGHRLVAAVLDSGKELTTVFVSHADPDFYFGAEVVADAFPNARFVATPIVIEHIQHTYQGKLKAWESLGANLPTRLVELTPLTGDLDVEGHRFQLKGGPAGLPDRHYLWQAEQRAVLGGVLLFQQEHVWVADTATLEHRSAWIALLDEMAALDPRLVVPGHRLPGTPADATAISNTREYLTTFEQELANAADGAALTDVLIKRYPDHGMLIAAQIGAKVAKGEMKWG; translated from the coding sequence GTGAGCACCCTCGACTTCACCATCCTCGACCTGGACTTCCCCGTCGAGAGCAGGAACAAGACCGCCACCCTGGTCACCGGCGACCGCGAGGCGCTGCTGGTCGACGCCGGCTTCACCCGCGCCGACGGCCACCGGCTGGTGGCTGCCGTACTGGACTCCGGCAAGGAGCTGACCACGGTCTTCGTCAGCCACGCCGACCCCGACTTCTACTTCGGTGCCGAGGTGGTCGCCGACGCGTTCCCGAACGCCAGGTTCGTGGCCACCCCGATCGTGATCGAGCACATCCAGCACACCTACCAGGGCAAGCTCAAGGCCTGGGAGTCGCTCGGCGCGAACCTCCCCACCCGCCTGGTCGAGCTGACGCCGCTGACGGGCGACCTCGACGTCGAGGGCCACCGCTTCCAGCTCAAGGGCGGCCCGGCCGGCCTTCCGGACCGCCACTACCTGTGGCAGGCCGAGCAGCGTGCGGTCCTCGGCGGGGTGCTGCTGTTCCAGCAGGAGCACGTCTGGGTCGCCGACACCGCCACCCTCGAGCACCGCTCCGCCTGGATCGCCCTGCTCGACGAGATGGCCGCGCTAGACCCGCGCCTGGTCGTGCCCGGCCACCGCCTGCCCGGCACCCCGGCCGACGCCACCGCGATCAGCAACACCCGCGAGTACCTCACCACCTTCGAGCAGGAGCTCGCGAACGCCGCCGACGGTGCCGCGCTGACCGACGTCCTGATCAAGCGCTACCCCGACCACGGCATGCTGATCGCCGCCCAGATCGGCGCCAAGGTCGCGAAGGGCGAGATGAAGTGGGGCTGA
- a CDS encoding TadE/TadG family type IV pilus assembly protein: MRRREGDRGSAALEAAIIAPVLVAFVLIAVAAGRIQSTGGVVDAAARSGARAASLARTPEGAQQAAAEAVQEVLGGQGARCEGAERPPIEYGTLDTPTGRLDTVTVQVSCTVRLSDLLIDVVPGSKTMTASFTSVLDHYRGTEPGKKARNQ; this comes from the coding sequence GTGAGGCGCCGCGAGGGGGATCGGGGCAGCGCCGCGCTGGAAGCCGCCATCATCGCGCCGGTGCTGGTCGCCTTCGTGCTGATCGCGGTCGCGGCAGGGCGTATTCAGAGCACCGGTGGGGTAGTTGATGCGGCAGCCCGTTCCGGCGCCCGGGCGGCCTCGCTGGCCCGTACGCCGGAGGGGGCGCAGCAGGCGGCGGCCGAAGCGGTGCAGGAGGTGCTCGGGGGGCAGGGGGCGCGGTGCGAAGGGGCCGAGAGGCCGCCGATCGAGTACGGCACCCTGGACACGCCGACCGGTCGGCTCGACACCGTGACGGTGCAGGTGAGTTGCACCGTCCGGCTGAGCGATCTGCTGATCGACGTCGTACCGGGCAGCAAGACCATGACCGCCAGTTTCACCTCGGTGCTCGACCACTACCGGGGCACCGAACCGGGCAAGAAGGCGAGGAACCAGTGA